In Colletotrichum higginsianum IMI 349063 chromosome 1, whole genome shotgun sequence, one genomic interval encodes:
- a CDS encoding Glycoside hydrolase family 3 protein yields the protein MQFSTLLSISLLVLGASAQISGPNGKRFCAGAAISCQYKKGRCANACRDTANDFQNGNAPVAPIYDTVCSCPDGQPGNEYTGAACIDLIRWAQRHKC from the coding sequence ATGCAGTTCAgcaccctcctctccatctcACTCCTCGTCCTGGGCGCCTCGGCTCAGATTTCGGGTCCCAACGGCAAGCGTTTctgcgccggtgccgccatCTCGTGCCAATACAAGAAGGGCCGCTGCGCCAACGCCTGCAGAGATACCGCCAACGACTTCCAGAACGGCAACGCCCCCGTCGCCCCCATCTACGACACCGTTTGCTCGTGCCCCGATGGCCAGCCCGGCAACGAGtacaccggcgccgcctgcATCGATCTCATCCGCTGGGCACAGCGTCACAAGTGCTAA
- a CDS encoding Methyltransferase has product MADLGADPNAAYGAVYSPSFLTLFYDKYVLGFNMRYIWKCSTNDVLLPFFAENFSRNHLDCGVATGWFPAAALARPFRADSKQHLTLLDLTANPLRAAKARVLAVATNTDVRCVEADVTEPPPKQLLGERFDSISMFNLFHCMPGGRAKLRALGMYKELLSDDGVLSGCTVLGPNASTGWLTRFQLRWYNKWWGIFHNWDDEKEHVQEALDHEFEEVETWVIGQLMLFRAKKPRKPLLDV; this is encoded by the coding sequence ATGGctgacctcggcgccgatcCCAACGCCGCGTACGGCGCCGTCTACTCGCCGTCCTTCCTGACCTTGTTCTACGACAAGTACGTCCTGGGCTTCAACATGAGGTACATCTGGAAGTGCTCGACAAACGACGTcctccttcccttcttcgccgagaaCTTCTCGCGCAACCACCTCGACTGCGGCGTCGCCACGGGCTGgttccccgccgccgccctcgcccggcCCTTCCGCGCCGACAGCAAGCAGCACctcaccctcctcgacctgACGGCGAACCCGCTGCGGGCCGCCAAGGCGCGCGTCCTGGCCGTCGCGACCAACACCGACGTCCGctgcgtcgaggccgacgtcacggagccgccgcccaagcagctcctcggcgagcgcTTCGACTCCATCTCCATGTTCAACCTGTTCCACTGCATGCCCGGCGGCAGGGCCAAGCTGCGCGCCCTCGGCATGTACAAGGAGCTGCTgagcgacgacggcgtgctGTCGGGCTGCACCGTGCTCGGCCCCAACGCGTCCACCGGCTGGCTCACGAGGTTCCAGCTCCGCTGGTACAACAAGTGGTGGGGCATCTTCCACAActgggacgacgagaaggagcACGTCCAGGAGGCGCTGGACCACGAgttcgaggaggtcgagacCTGGGTCATTGGGCAGCTGATGCTCTTCCGCGCCAAGAAGCCGAGGAAGCCGCTCTTGGATGTTTGA
- a CDS encoding TAM domain methyltransferase → MVSKFSLNPRLPLLAHPFLLLPTNSYVSRRRVNLAVLQHQIIAELFDGRLHLAPVVKPRAALDVGTGPGLWALKNPNCAVVGIDIEKVRPPYSAPNCQFKLMDATADWALNKQFDYIHVRMLGDIVDKEKFIQSIYDQLNPGGWVEFTEWIPVLQSPDRSLDGTSFQKWNRLLGQGLENMGRDIRYVQEYRPLLEKAGFERMKLTKHAAPTNPCYPGKKCQRFGAMMVSNWNAIIEPLSVPIFTIGLGWSEAQVQVLLKKVRKEIEDTRYHSFMTL, encoded by the exons ATGGTCAGCAAGTTCTCTCTGAACCCCCGCTTGCCTCTTCTTGCCCatcccttcctcctcctccccaccAACTCCTACGTGTCTCGCAGGAGGGTCAACCTTGCAG TCCTCCAACACCAAATCATTGCCGAGCTATTCGACGGCAGACTCCACCTGGCCCCGGTCGTCAAGCCCAGAGCGGCCCTCGACGTTGGCACGGGGCCGGGGCTATGGGCATTA AAGAACCCCAActgtgccgtcgtcggcatcgatATCGAAAAGGTGCGGCCGCCGTACTCGGCCCCCAACTGCCAGTTCAAGCTCATGGACGCCACGGCCGACTGGGCCCTCAACAAGCAGTTCGACTACATCCACGTCCGCATgctcggcgacatcgtcgacaaggagaagTTCATCCAGTCCATCTACGACCAGCTGAACCCCGGCGGCTGGGTCGAGTTCACCGAGTGGATCCCCGTGCTCCAGTCGCCGGACCGGTCCCTCGACGGCACCTCGTTCCAGAAGTGGAACAggctcctcggccagggcctcgagAACATGGGCCGCGACATCCGCTACGTCCAAGAGTACCGGCCCCTGCTGGAGAAGGCCGGCTTCGAGCGCATGAAGCTGACCAAGCACGCCGCGCCCACGAACCCGTGCTATCCGGGCAAGAAGTGCCAGCGGTTCGGCGCCATGATGGTCTCCAACTGgaacgccatcatcgagccGCTCAGCGTGCCCATCTTCaccatcggcctcggctgGTCCGAGGCCCAGGTGCAGGTGCTGCTCAAAAAGGTCCGCAAGGAGATTGAGGACACGAGATACCACTCTTTCATGACATTGTGA
- a CDS encoding TAM domain methyltransferase, producing the protein MDKHSLQRLRKSGRSASPVGRLPLRPSTAANSISAASTSTRLTASSSSERTRNPSTESDGRPRTPPSTRPSMNSGQQDDYADDHPSPTSDEVSRALWTGASDSDDGSDDATPAASFRTATPIGTGKSRSKDTRSIFQSIFNKFAKTGRRFGFVPNSKFTNRHANNVC; encoded by the exons ATGGACAAACACAGCCTGCAGAGGCTTCGCAAAAGCGGTCGTAGCGCCTCGCCCGTGGGACGGCTGCCGCTGCGCCCATCAACGGCCGCCAACagcatctcggccgcctccaCATCGACGCGGCTCACCGCTAGTTCGTCCTCGGAGCGTACCCGCAACCCGTCGACCGAGAGCGACGGCAGGCCGCgcacgccgccctcgacgaggccttcGATGAACTCGGGCCAACAAGAT GACTATGCCGACGACCATCCGAGCCCGACTTCCGATGAGGTCAGCCGGGCGCTGTGGACGGGAGCatccgactcggacgacggtTCGGACGACGCAACGCCGGCCGCGAGTTTCCGCACGGCGACACC CATCGGGACAGGGAAATCACGCTCCAAGGATACCCGGTCCATCTTCCAATCCATCTTTAACAAGTTTGCAAAGACCGGAAGGCGGTTTGGCTTCGTGCCAAACAGCAAG TTTACCAATCGACACGCAAACAACGTCTGCTGA
- a CDS encoding Beta-ketoacyl synthase domain-containing protein produces MEEPIAIVGLSARLPGDGDTPERFFESLLAGRSARTEVPQDRYNADAFWHPDANRSGATRVRHGHFLKGSISAFDAPFFSITPTEARSIDPQQRGMLESVYKALENAGIPLDTVAGSRTGVYVGCFTADYNDHITKDLDIPNKYSALGTVASMLSNRVSWFFDFRGPSVTVDTACSSSLVAVHEACMSLKLREISMAVVGGCNLILTPEMTLKLDAAGVLGPDGRSYSFDHRANGYGRGEGFGAVVLKRVSDAIRDGDVIRAVIRNSSTNQDGRSPGITQPTRAGQAALIRHVYDRANLDPALTRFAEAHGTGTPVGDPIEAGALADVFAPHRSPDEPLYVGALKSNVGHLEGAAGVAAVIKGVLTLESGVIPGNMGFERRNPEIRDAWNLAFPTAPTAWPQRGLRRTSVNSFGVGGSNAHVVMDDALHFLKRHRLVGNHRTEAVPNIARHLSAPLATNGSRDSGIDLSGSESEDLPRLCVLSANDPDAAYRLRKSYKAYLAAKSSQGVLGEAAQLRLLRDLSYTLGSRRTHHSWRTACLANSPRQLQKALEEGPAPVRAKPKPRLAFIFTGQGAQWAAMGIELLAYRAFQESLFAADRYLNDLGCRPKSSSRIDDPEFCQPICTALQVALVDLLTTWGVFPRAIAGHSSGEVAAAYAAGAISREAAWKVAYHRGRLSAKLARSESRPKTGMAAVGLDKASTEAAIDRVNRLGGDGTLEIACMNSGDGHTVSGDAQKIRRLVEMLGEEKVFARRLNVDVAYHSQYMRAVADEYLQAMGGDLEIGALKSPSEQPRFYSSTTGAPIALSQLRRPDYWVKNLVSPVRFTESVTEMLKGSPMPKVNGHVDDRHVNGHINGDVREEAAMEPITDFLEIGPHSALRGPLSSTVKQVRGSSAVDYHSVLHRQRPAVGTILEAVGALFCHGHSFNLARVNEADEPHGPRPLMLTNLPAYPFDHSKEYWVESTLSSGFRKRSAGRHELLGAPVPGGFNADNAAWHNYIRLTESPWIEDHKVSGDVLYPAAGMLVMAIEASRQVADGTKALRGFRFRDVSFKLALRVPDDASGVESQFYLRRYRESSLSDDGTSSWHEFQLWTLQDDEWREHCHGFVQTEYEAEDRPLLSNTIEDDVVAGDNLLGCATEVSVERLYRNLSDSGLEFGPTFQTLSNVRVGKHLDMTATVDSPGERVKQTMPYQYLQPHLVHPATLDAVVHANLVPVVSGDKDAKSTRVPTYLSDGWISARHDLSHDSYAVSAESKMLGRNEVSAEVTATHRQQGHRIMVHMSGLVFKTISDGPSKDARDDTSAHPALNIAWKPDPLFLDREQASKLFELPMTQEDDPARWMKDSEALCLAYIRRLVRDVAQDTIDKMTRHHQRYFSWFQHVVGQSSNEQPPSSDEIIELEARVVASGAPEGKLIIAVGNALADILAGDRDPLDVIFGDKLAEDVYSNGLGSRRCYAQLSRYLDALAHANPAMSILEIGAGTGGATRPVMATLTRGGGRRYKHYDFTDISPSFFEQAKENFRGELAHMGFRVLNVEKDPVAQGFEAGRYDVVVAANVLHATRAMDETLRNARTLLKPGGRLLLFEITNTEVLLGSFCFGVLPGWWLSEDEDRVWGPLMSPASWHRHLVSAGFSGVDAVFDDFPSSPHQMSSILVSTVPRRPEQVPPAEISTTTTSTFVLASETPAQLKLAETISQSIIGRQGPCDITTVSAVVSRDMAGSTCIVVSECEKPVLRDMTEQVFEGVKRVLTQSKVVLWVTRGGTAAAPDPDSELVTGLARVVRSERPDAKFLTASFEATATDDVIVEKCAQILRTAQDDTSDNSFRVVDGIIHVPRLVPAEYLTEHVGAQTGPLRVVDKPLINDDDDDDDNSCSLALQIGRPGHLDSFRFEDDGIYNTPLGDHDVEFKPMACGLSVDDDLSSALGTSDKSTLGFEASGVVTRAGSSSRFQAGDRVFGLSVSGAVKTRVRSSDGLLAKLPDGVSWAHGAALPVDYTTAYAVLCEFGSLQRGDTVLVHGGAASTLGRALIQIAQLQGAEVYATVVGDDDEDDDQAERDALVVACGIPRDHLLSTRDGPLKPSLQKLTKGRGINVLVNSAGADASLDSAASCVAPFGRIVSIGSDVPLSSASLVRGRNVRLESFGLAVCASHDLARTGALFQRMVDLVFANWSSVGRPVPVSVYPFSRVPDAFRQLQAGGHKSKVVLAPHDHDVVPVLSARKATSVFDPEASYVVAGGLGGLGRSVARWMASRGARNLILLSRRGALEKPAIDLVRELESLGVNVVTPACDVTDEKALRHVMTELAATLPPIKGCIQGSMVLRDNLVENMSVDEWKAATLPKVDGSQNLCSLLADTVDFVVFLSSFVSLFGNPEQANYAAGGAFQDALARQLTARGVNAVSVDLPIVEGVGYVAEKPGLWDHLRSAGWTHISEAELHAVLDYHCRPAAAEDGQGQHTADVTRAQVVPRLWLPRETPSWGGDPLFSHLQLRATGEEGKTDDEAAAAAATGKTTVNHRALLQGTSSREEVEGVVLEALLLKIARMLSVGVANLETTRPLHAYGIDSLTAVELRSWLAKELGAEVSVFDITNNSSIAQLAVVAAKKSSLAPRFGGS; encoded by the exons ATGGAAGAAcccatcgccatcgtcggcctgAGCGCCAGGCTGCCCGGCGACGGAGACACCCCCGAGCGCTTCTTCGAGTCTCTGCTGGCCGGGAGGTCTGCCCGGACGGAAGTCCCACAGGATAGATACAACGCAGACGCATTTTGGCATCCGGACGCCAACAGGAGCGGTGCT ACACGAGTTCGCCATGGGCACTTTTTGAAAGGCAGCATTTCAGCGTTTGACGCCCCCTTTTTCTCCATCACGCCGACGGAGGCACGGAGTATCGATCCGCAGCAGCGAGGGATGCTGGAGAGCGTGTACAAGGCACTCGAAAATG ccgGCATTCCCCTCGATACTGTTGCCGGGTCCCGGACCGGCGTGTACGTCGGCTGCTTCACGGCGGACTACAACGACCACATCACCAAGGACCTCGACATCCCGAACAAGTACTCGGCACTCGGGACGGTCGCGAGCATGCTCAGTAATAGGGTCTCGTGGTTCTTTGACTTCCGGGGCCCGAGTGTGACTGTCGACACGGCGTGTTCGAGCAGTCTAGTAGCGGTGCATGAAGCCTGCATGAGCCTAAAGCTCCGCGAGATATCCATG gccgtcgtcggcgggtgCAACCTTATCCTGACCCCGGAGATGACACTCAAGCTCGACGCGGCAGGCGTGCTCGGCCCGGACGGCCGGTCGTACAGCTTCGACCACCGGGCCAACGGGtacggccgcggcgaggggttcggcgccgtcgtgcTCAAGCGGGTATCGGACGCCATCCGGGACGGGGACGTCATCCGGGCCGTCATCCGGAACTCGTCGACCAACCAGGACGGCCGGTCGCCCGGTATCACGCAGCCGACGAGGGCCGGCCAGGCGGCGCTCATCCGGCACGTCTACGACCGGGCGAACCTGGACCCGGCGCTCACGCggttcgccgaggcccacGGCACGGGGACCCCCGTGGGCGACCCGATCGAGGCGGGCGCGCTGGCGGACGTCTTCGCGCCGCACCGGTCCCCCGACGAGCCGCTGTACGTCGGCGCGCTGAAGAGCAACGTCGGCCACCTCgagggcgcggcgggcgtggCGGCCGTCATCAAGGGCGTGCTGACGCTCGAGAGCGGCGTCATCCCCGGCAACATGGGCTTCGAGAGGCGCAACCCCGAGATCCGGGACGCCTGGAACCTGGCGTtcccgacggcgccgaccgcCTGGCCGCAGCGCGGGCTGAGGCGCACGTCGGTCAACTCgttcggcgtcggcgggagCAACGCCCACGTCGTCATGGACGACGCGCTCCACTTCCTGAAGCGTCACCGGCTTGTCGGCAACCACCGGACGGAGGCGGTCCCCAACATCGCCCGGCACCTGAGCGCCCCGTTGGCGACGAACGGGAGCCGTG ACAGCGGCATAGACCTCAGCGGAAGCGAAAGCGAGGACCTCCCGCGCCTCTGCGTCCTCTCGGCGAACGACCCGGACGCCGCGTATCGCCTCCGGAAGTCGTACAAGGCGTACCTAGCAGCCAAGTCGTCGCAGGGCGTCTTGGGCGAAGCTGCGCAACTGCGCCTCTTGAGGGATCTCAGCTACACGCTCGGCTCGCGGCGTACTCACCACTCGTGGAGAACAGCGTGCCTCGCCAACTCGCCGAGACAACTCCAGAAAGCGCTGGAAGAAGGACCGGCACCGGTCAGGGCGAAACCAAAGCCCCGTCTGGCCTTCATCTTCACCGGGCAAGGAGCGCAATGGGCGGCCATGGGCATAGAGTTGTTGGCCTACCGGGCCTTCCAGGAGAGCCTTTTCGCGGCTGATAGATATCTCAACGACCTAGGCTGCAG ACCAAAATCGTCTTCTCGGATAGACGACCCCGAGTTCTGTCAGCCCATCTGCACGGCGTTGCAGGTTGCCCTGGTCGACCTCCTCACCACCTGGGGCGTCTTCCCTCGTGCCATCGCCGGCCACTCCTCTGGCGAGGTCGCTGCGGCGTACGCTGCCGGAGCAATCTCCCGAGAGGCCGCGTGGAAGGTCGCATACCACCGCGGGCGGCTGAGCGCCAAGTTGGCCCGCTCCGAATCGCGGCCCAAGACGGGCATGGCCGCTGTCGGCTTGGACAAGGCGAGCACCGAGGCGGCCATCGACCGCGTCAAccggctcggcggcgacggcacgcTGGAGATCGCCTGCATGAACAGTGGCGACGGCCACACCGTCAGCGGCGACGCCCAGAAGATccgtcgcctcgtcgagatgctcggcgaggagaaggtcttTGCGAGGAGGCTCAACGTCGACGTGGCGTATCACTCGCAGTACATGAGGGCCGTGGCCGACGAGTATCTCCAGGCGAtgggcggcgaccttgagATAGGCGCGCTCAAGAGCCCGTCCGAGCAGCCCCGGTTCtactcgtcgacgacgggtgCCCCGATAGCGCTGTCGCAGCTCCGACGACCGGACTACTGGGTCAAGAACCTGGTGTCGCCTGTGCGGTTCACCGAGTCGGTTACCGAGATGCTCAAAGGCTCTCCTATGCCCAAGGTCAACGGGCATGTTGATGACAGACACGTCAACGGACACATCAACGGAGACGTCAGAGAAGAGGCTGCCATGGAGCCCATCACCGACTTCCTGGAGATCGGCCCTCATAGCGCTCTGAGAGGACCGCTGTCCAGCACCGTGAAGCAAGTCCGCGGCAGCTCGGCGGTCGACTATCACTCGGTCCTCCATCGCCAGAGGCCGGCTGTGGGAaccatcctcgaggccgtcggcgccctcttcTGCCACGGACACAGCTTCAACCTCGCCCGGGTCAACGAAGCGGACGAGCCTCACGGGCCGAGGCCTCTAATGCTGACGAACCTGCCGGCGTACCCGTTCGACCACTCCAAGGAGTACTGGGTCGAGAGCACGTTGAGCAGCGGCTTCCGGAAGAGATCCGCGGGCCGGCACGAGCTCCTCGGGGCCCCGGTGCCCGGCGGCTTCAACGCGGACAACGCGGCGTGGCACAACTACATCCGGCTGACGGAGAGCCCGTGGATCGAGGACCACAAGGTCTCGGGTGACGTGCTGTACCCGGCGGCCGGCATGCTCGTCATGGCCATCGAGGCGAGCCGGCAGGTCGCCGACGGGACCAAGGCTCTGAGGGGGTTCAGGTTCCGAGACGTCTCTTTCAAGCTCGCGCTGCGCGTGCCTGACGATGCCAGCGGCGTCGAGTCGCAGTTCTACCTGCGCCGGTACCGGGAATCAAGCCTGTCGGACGACGGGACCTCCTCGTGGCACGAGTTCCAGCTCTGGACTCTGCAGGACGACGAGTGGAGGGAACACTGCCACGGGTTCGTGCAGACAGAGTACGAAGCCGAGGACCGTCCCCTTCTTTCGAACACGATagaggacgacgtcgtggcGGGTGACAACCTCCTCGGCTGCGCGACTGAAGTATCTGTCGAGAGACTGTACCGCAACCTGTCGGACTCGGGGCTGGAGTTTGGCCCGACTTTCCAGACCCTGAGCAACGTGCGTGTCGGGAAGCATCTCGACATGACTGCCACGGTCGACTCGCCCGGCGAGAGGGTGAAGCAGACGATGCCATACCAGTACCTCCAACCGCATCTGGTGCACCCGGCAACtctcgatgccgtcgtccacGCCAACCTCGTGCCCGTGGTTTCTGGTGATAAAGATGCCAAGTCAACCAGAGTTCCGACTTACCTGTCTGACGGATGGATCTCGGCGCGGCACGATCTGTCCCACGACTCCTACGCCGTGTCTGCGGAGTCCAAGATGCTCGGCAGGAACGAAGTCTCGGCTGAAGTCACGGCCACGCATCGCCAGCAGGGTCACAGGATCATGGTTCACATGTCGGGGCTTGTTTTCAAGACAATCTCTGACGGTCCATCCAAGGATGCCAGGGACGACACGTCTGCACACCCGGCTCTCAACATCGCATGGAAGCCTGAccctctcttcctcgacagAGAACAGGCTTCGAAGCTGTTCGAGCTGCCCATGACGCAGGAAGACGACCCAGCCCGGTGGATGAAGGACTCCGAGGCCCTCTGTCTCGCGTACatccgccgcctcgtccgggaCGTAGCCCAGGACACCATCGACAAGATGACCCGGCACCACCAGCGATACTTCTCCTGGTTCCAGCACGTCGTGGGCCAATCCTCCAACGAGCAGCCCCCCAGCAGCGACGAAATCATCGAACTGGAAGCCAGGGTCGTCGCCTCGGGCGCGCCGGAGGGGAAgctcatcatcgccgtcggcaacgCCCTGGCCGACATCCTCGCCGGGGACCGCGACCCCCTGGACGTCATCTTCGGCgacaagctggccgaggacgtctACAGCAACGGGCTCGGCTCGCGGCGCTGCTACGCGCAGCTCAGCCGctacctcgacgccctcgcccatgCGAACCCGGCCATGTCGATCCTCGAGATCGgagccggcaccggcggcgccacgCGGCCCGTCATGGCGACGCTCACGCGGGGAGGCGGACGCCGGTACAAGCACTACGACTTCACCGAcatctcgccctccttcttcgagcaggccaaggagaaCTTCCGGGGCGAGCTGGCGCACATGGGCTTCCGCGTGCTCAACGTCGAGAAGGACCCGGTGGCGCAGGGGTTCGAGGCCGGGCGgtacgacgtcgtcgtcgcggccaACGTGCTGCACGCGACGCGGGCGATGGACGAGACGCTGCGCAACGCGCGGACGCTGCTGAAGCCCGGCggccggctgctgctgttcgaGATCACCAACACCGAGGTGCTGCTCGGCAGCTTCTGCTTCGGCGTGCTGCCCGGGTGGTGGCTGtcggaggacgaggaccggGTCTGGGGCCCGCTGatgtcgccggcctcgtggCATCGCCACCTGGTGAGCGCCGGGTtcagcggcgtcgacgccgtctttgacgacttcccctcgtcgccgcACCAGATGAGCTCGATCCTCGTGTCCACCgtccctcgccggccggaACAGGTACCGCCAGCCGAGatatcgacgacgacgacgtcgacctttGTCTTGGCGAGCGAGACGCCTGCTCAACTCAAGCTCGCCGAGACCATCTCGCAGAGCATCATCGGCCGACAGGGACCATGCGACATCACGACGGTCTCGGCCGTTGTCAGCCGGGACATGGCCGGCTCTACATGCATCGTCGTGTCCGAGTGCGAGAAGCCCGTCTTGAGGGACATGACGGAGCAAGTCTTTGAGGGCGTCAAGCGGGTGCTCACCCAAAGCAAAGTCGTTCTTTGGGTCACCCGAGGCGGAACGGCTGCCGCGCCGGACCCGGACTCGGAGCTGGTCACCGGCCTCGCGCGGGTCGTTCGATCGGAGCGGCCGGACGCCAAGTTCCTCACGGCGTCCTTCGAGGCGACCGCGACAGACGACGTCATTGTCGAGAAGTGTGCCCAGATACTGCGGACAGCACAAGACGACACGTCGGACAACTCGTTCagggtcgtcgacggcatcatccACGTGCCCCGGCTAGTGCCGGCGGAGTATCTGACGGAACACGTCGGAGCTCAGACGGGGCCCCTGAGAGTTGTGGATAAGCCCCTgatcaacgacgacgacgacgacgacgacaactcATGCTCTCTTGCTTTGCAGATTGGTCGTCCTGGACATCTAGACTCCTTCAGAttcgaagacgacggcatcTACAACACGCCGTTGGGAGACCACGACGTCGAGTTCAAGCCGATGGCCTGCGGACtctccgtcgacgacgacctttCCTCGGCTCTTGGGACCTCGGACAAGTCCACGTTAGGCTTTGAAGCGTCCGGCGTCGTCACCAGGGCCGGATCGTCCTCCAGAttccaggccggcgaccgGGTCTTCGGCCTCTCCGTCTCGGGCGCCGTCAAGACGCGCGTGCGGTCCAGTGACGGCCTCCTTGCCAAACTGCCGGACGGCGTGAGCTGGGCCCACGGCGCTGCCCTGCCGGTGGACTACACGACGGCCTACGCGGTCCTTTGCGAGTTCGGATCGCTGCAACGAGGCGACACCGTTCTAGTGCATGGGGGAGCCGCGTCCACCCTTGGACGGGCCTTGATCCAGATTGCTCAACTCCAAGGCGCCGAGGTCTACGCGActgtcgtcggcgacgacgacgaagacgacgaccagGCGGAacgcgacgccctcgtcgtcgcctgtGGCATCCCACGAGACCATCTCTTGAGCACCCGCGACGGACCACTGAAGCCGTCTCTCCAGAAGCTGACCAAGGGCCGCGGCATCAACGTCCTCGTCaactcggccggcgcggacGCGTCCCTCGACAGCGCAGCGAGCTGCGTGGCGCCGTTCGGGCGCATCGTCAGCATCGGCTCCGATGTTCCCCTTTCGAGCGCGAGCCTCGTCCGGGGCCGCAACGTACGCCTCGAGTccttcggcctcgccgtctgCGCATCCCACGACCTCGCCCGCACCGGCGCCCTGTTCCAGCGCATGGTGGACCTCGTCTTTGCCAACTGGAGCAGCGTCGGCCGGCCGGTCCCCGTCTCCGTGTACCCCTTCTCCCGAGTCCCAGATGCGTTCCGTCAGCTGCAGGCGGGAGGGCACAAGTCCAAGGTCGTTCTCGCGCCTCACGACCACGACGTGGTGCCGGTCTTGTCCGCCCGAAAGGCAACGAGTGTGTTTGACCCCGAGGCGTCGTATGTCGTTGCCGGCGGTCTAGGCGGGCTTGGACGGTCTGTTGCGCGCTGGATGGCTTCCCGGGGTGCCCGGAACCTCATCTTGCTCTCACGGCGTGGAGCATTGGAGAAGCCTGCGATCGATCTCGTCCGCGAGCTCGAGTCGTTGGGCGTCAACGTGGTCACGCCGGCGTGCGACGTGACGGATGAGAAGGCCCTGCGGCATGTCATGACGGAGCTCGCGGCCACTCTGCCGCCCATCAAGGGCTGTATCCAAGGATCCATGGTCCTCCGG GATAACCTTGTCGAAAACATGTCCGTCGACGAGTGGAAAGCGGCCACCCTCCCCAAGGTAGACGGTTCGCAGAACCTGTgcagcctcctcgccgacacggtcgacttcgtcgtcttcctctcgtCCTTCGTGAGCCTCTTCGGCAACCCCGAGCAGGCCAACTacgccgcgggcggcgcgtTCCAAGACGCCCTGGCGCGCCAGCTGACGGCGCGGGGCGTCAACGCCGTCTCGGTCGACCTACccatcgtcgagggcgtcggctACGTCGCCGAGAAGCCGGGGCTCTGGGACCACCTCCGGTCCGCCGGGTGGACGCACAtctccgaggccgagctccACGCCGTGCTGGACTACCACTGCCGtcccgcggcggcggaggacggTCAAGGGCAGCACACGGCGGATGTCACGAGGGCGCAGGTCGTCCCGCGGCTCTGGCTGCCGCGGGAGACGCCGTCGTGGGGCGGGGATCCCCTCTTCAGCCACCTCCAGCTGAGGGCAAcgggagaggaagggaagacggacgacgaggcggcggcggcggcggcgacgggcaaGACAACGGTCAACCACAGGGCGCTGCTCCAGGGCACGTCGTCGcgggaggaggtcgagggggTCGTGCTGGAGGCGCTGCTCCTCAAGATCGCGCGGATGCTCAGCGTCGGCGTGGCGAACCtcgagacgacgaggccgctgcACGCGTACGGCATCGACTCGCTCACGGCGGTCGAGCTGCGGTCGTGGCtcgccaaggagctcggcgccgaggtgtCCGTCTTTGACATCACCAACAACTCGAGCATCGCGCAGCTGGCGGTGGTGGCCGCGAAGAAGAGCAGCCTGGCGCCGAGGTTTGGTGGAAGTTAG